In one window of Ovis aries strain OAR_USU_Benz2616 breed Rambouillet chromosome 3, ARS-UI_Ramb_v3.0, whole genome shotgun sequence DNA:
- the LOC101122776 gene encoding olfactory receptor 8S1-like — translation MEAGNTTRVTVFVLQGLSNNPQIQVVLFVTFLVIYLLTLTGNLLMLLVIRTDSHLHTPMYFFLSHLSFLDAFYASIMVPKLLKNLLSNWKTISFFECFTQISLVIFSGATEACLLSVMAYDRFQAVCRPLLYVVTMNKKVCAGLAGASWAIGMGTGLLNTILLAQQDFCGPNLIRSFACELPPVLLLACSDPYISIASILTTLVVLGLGSLVLLVGSYTCIILTALGINSATGWNKIFSTCSSHFLVVTTFYGSGIFRYMTPPSGSALEQVLSLQYSVVTPLLNPLIYSLKNQEVKAALRRMLTRKPRLTF, via the exons ATGGAAGCTGGCAACACAACCAGAGTCACTGTGTTTGTTCTCCAAGGACTATCCAACAACCCTCAGATCCAGGTAGTACTCTTTGTAACATTCCTGGTGATTTACCTCCTGACCCTCACAGGGAacctgctgatgctgctggtgaTCAGGACTGATTCCCACctgcacacccccatgtacttcttcctcagtCACCTCTCCTTCCTGGATGCTTTCTATGCCTCAATCATGGTGCCAAAGCTGCTAAAGAACCTTCTTTCCAACTGGAAGACTATATCCTTCTTTGAATGTTTCACCCAGATCTCTTTGGTCATATTTTCTGGGGCCACTGAAGCTTGCCTCCTTTCGGTCATGGCCTATGACCGGTTCCAGGCTGTGTGCCGCCCGCTGCTGTATGTAGTGACTATGAACAAGAAGGTGTGTGCTGGCCTGGCGGGAGCCTCCTGGGCCATAGGAATGGGGACTGGCCTGCTTAACACCATCCTCCTGGCTCAGCAGGATTTCTGTGGCCCCAACCTCATCCGCAGTTTTGCCTGTGAGCTTCCTCCAGTGCTCCTGTTAGCCTGTTCTGACCCCTACATTAGCATTGCCTCTATCCTGACCACCTTGGTGGTCCTGGGCCTTGGTTCTCTTGTCCTATTGGTGGGATCTTACACCTGTATTATCCTGACTGCTCTGGGGATCAACTCTGCCACAGGTTGGAACAAGATCTTCTCTACCTGTTCATCTCATTTTCTTGTGGTCACCACTTTTTATGGTTCAGGAATTTTCAG GTACATGACTCCACCTTCTGGCTCAGCCCTGGAGCAAGTGCTATCCTTGCAGTACAGTGTGGTGACCCCACTACTGAACCCCCTTATCTACAGTTTGAAGAACCAGGAGGTGAAGGCAGCTCTAAGGAGGATGCTGACCAGGAAACCCAGGCTTACCTTCTAA